One region of Nitrospinaceae bacterium genomic DNA includes:
- a CDS encoding lipoprotein codes for MVVPVINNSVEVSASDYFLSTVPIPVAENGYYVFPVNLVKRVLEDDGLSDANLVHSASTEKLCELFGADAALYIIIKRWEAQYIVISAQVTVELTYVLKEGVTGEEIWKDEQTVVYSPQGQGGGGGAIGAIIAMAIAAAITKANPNYIPLARQANQKAFAYPGPGFPHGPYAKVKEKTPEKK; via the coding sequence TTGGTGGTTCCCGTCATCAACAACAGCGTTGAGGTTTCAGCATCGGATTATTTTTTATCCACAGTCCCTATTCCAGTTGCGGAAAACGGCTACTACGTATTCCCTGTAAATCTTGTAAAGCGCGTTTTAGAAGACGACGGATTATCCGATGCAAACTTGGTTCATTCTGCCTCCACTGAAAAGCTTTGCGAGTTATTCGGTGCCGATGCGGCCCTATATATAATTATCAAACGTTGGGAGGCGCAATATATTGTCATATCCGCTCAGGTAACGGTTGAACTGACCTATGTATTAAAAGAAGGAGTTACCGGGGAAGAAATTTGGAAAGATGAGCAAACTGTGGTTTATTCTCCCCAAGGCCAAGGAGGTGGCGGAGGTGCGATTGGCGCCATCATCGCCATGGCTATAGCGGCTGCCATCACCAAAGCCAACCCCAACTATATCCCTTTAGCAAGACAAGCCAACCAAAAAGCCTTTGCATACCCTGGCCCAGGCTTCCCTCATGGGCCTTACGCTAAAGTCAAAGAAAAAACCCCTGAAAAAAAATGA
- a CDS encoding ABC transporter ATP-binding protein: MTPPTEKPTLLEVENLKKYFAVRGTFPDKKNATVRAVDGISFVLKEGETLGLVGESGCGKSTAARAILKLVEPTSGKVLYKGKDLIPLSHKEMQPLRREMQIIFQDPNASLNPRRPVGSILEEPFKIHRIEPNERKKRVTQLLEKVGLLPEHAQRFPHEFSGGQLQRIGIARAIALNPRLIVADEPVSSLDVSIQAQVINLMQNLKEMMNISYLFISHDMAVVEHFCDRVAVMYLGKIVEMAASDRLYNRPHHPYTEALLSVIPTIESGKKKQRLLIKGDIPSAANPPSGCAFHTRCPIKEKQCETTVPELKEVEPGHFVACLLK; the protein is encoded by the coding sequence ATGACACCACCTACGGAAAAACCCACCCTGCTGGAAGTGGAAAATCTCAAAAAATATTTTGCGGTTCGCGGGACCTTTCCGGATAAGAAAAATGCCACGGTACGCGCAGTGGATGGAATTTCGTTCGTCCTGAAAGAAGGTGAGACGTTGGGGCTGGTCGGCGAAAGCGGGTGTGGAAAATCCACAGCCGCCCGTGCCATTCTCAAACTGGTTGAACCGACTTCGGGAAAGGTTCTCTATAAAGGAAAGGATCTGATCCCTCTTTCTCACAAGGAAATGCAGCCTTTAAGACGAGAAATGCAGATCATCTTCCAGGACCCGAACGCGTCTCTCAATCCCCGCAGACCGGTGGGAAGCATTCTCGAAGAACCTTTCAAGATCCACCGCATTGAACCAAATGAGAGAAAAAAACGAGTGACACAGCTTTTAGAGAAGGTCGGACTCCTACCTGAGCATGCGCAACGTTTTCCGCATGAATTCAGCGGCGGTCAATTGCAACGCATCGGCATTGCACGGGCGATCGCTTTGAACCCCCGCTTGATCGTCGCCGACGAGCCGGTCTCTTCCCTGGACGTCTCGATTCAAGCGCAGGTGATCAACCTCATGCAAAACCTTAAGGAAATGATGAACATTTCTTACCTGTTCATTTCCCATGATATGGCCGTTGTGGAACATTTCTGCGACCGGGTGGCCGTTATGTATCTGGGTAAAATCGTGGAAATGGCAGCCAGCGACCGACTCTATAACCGTCCTCATCATCCTTACACGGAAGCTCTGCTTTCTGTCATCCCAACCATCGAATCCGGAAAAAAGAAACAGCGGCTTTTGATCAAAGGAGACATTCCCAGCGCCGCGAATCCGCCATCAGGATGCGCGTTTCACACGCGCTGTCCGATCAAGGAAAAACAATGCGAGACCACCGTCCCGGAACTTAAAGAAGTGGAACCGGGACATTTCGTGGCGTGTTTGTTGAAATAA
- the appD gene encoding dipeptide/oligopeptide/nickel ABC transporter ATP-binding protein, whose product MTDSELSVKNLKVSFNGPKGELTAVNGISYHLNRGETLAIVGESGCGKTVSALSILRLIPSPPGKIDSGSIRFGSRDLLKLRSRDLQDVRGRDIAMVFQDPMTSLNPVLTLGDQIMEPLLRHTTLSRKQAGEKAVNILNWVEIPCPAEKMNQYPHQLSGGMRQRVMIGMALSCSPRILIADEPTTALDVLIQAQIIDLLQNVKEQTGMSILLITHDLGMVTEIAQRVLVMYAGEIVESGPTDSLFHTPLHPYTLGLKNSVPQLGRSKDLLTEIPGNVPSLNALPSGCPFHPRCPEVMERCKTEKPRLQEVSGGREVSCWLHEKKS is encoded by the coding sequence ATGACGGATTCAGAGCTCTCTGTAAAAAATTTAAAAGTTTCATTTAACGGTCCTAAGGGAGAGTTAACCGCTGTAAACGGAATCTCCTATCACCTGAACCGTGGAGAAACTCTGGCCATTGTCGGGGAATCGGGTTGCGGGAAAACGGTGAGCGCTCTTTCCATCCTGCGCTTGATCCCCTCGCCTCCCGGAAAAATCGATTCCGGGAGCATTCGCTTTGGGTCCAGGGACCTCCTGAAATTACGTTCCAGAGACCTCCAGGATGTTCGGGGCCGGGATATCGCCATGGTCTTTCAGGACCCGATGACCAGCCTCAACCCGGTTCTGACTCTGGGCGATCAAATCATGGAACCGCTTCTCAGGCACACCACGCTGTCCAGAAAGCAGGCCGGGGAAAAAGCCGTCAATATTTTAAACTGGGTGGAAATCCCTTGTCCCGCCGAAAAAATGAATCAATATCCGCATCAGTTGAGCGGCGGCATGCGGCAACGGGTGATGATCGGCATGGCTCTGTCCTGCTCTCCCCGGATATTGATCGCGGACGAACCCACGACCGCGCTCGACGTCCTCATTCAAGCGCAGATCATTGACTTGCTGCAAAACGTCAAAGAACAAACCGGGATGTCGATTCTCCTGATCACGCACGACCTTGGCATGGTCACTGAAATTGCCCAACGCGTGCTAGTGATGTATGCGGGAGAGATTGTCGAATCCGGGCCGACCGACTCGTTGTTTCACACGCCCCTGCATCCTTATACACTCGGTTTAAAAAATTCCGTTCCGCAACTGGGCCGGTCAAAAGATCTGCTCACTGAAATCCCCGGCAATGTTCCTTCCTTGAATGCGCTCCCTTCAGGATGCCCCTTTCACCCCCGCTGTCCCGAGGTCATGGAACGCTGTAAAACAGAAAAACCCAGGCTGCAGGAAGTCTCCGGCGGACGCGAAGTGAGTTGTTGGCTGCACGAAAAAAAATCATGA
- a CDS encoding cold-shock protein, with product MSGGKVKWFSDKKGYGFIESEEGEDIFVHFSAIQGEGFKTLKEGQEVEFEKNAGPKGPQAANVIPK from the coding sequence ATGTCAGGTGGCAAAGTAAAGTGGTTCAGCGATAAAAAAGGGTATGGTTTTATTGAGTCCGAAGAAGGTGAAGATATTTTTGTGCACTTTTCGGCGATTCAGGGAGAAGGGTTCAAAACCCTAAAAGAAGGCCAGGAAGTGGAATTTGAAAAAAATGCCGGTCCGAAAGGTCCGCAGGCCGCAAACGTGATACCAAAGTAG